The following proteins come from a genomic window of Gimesia chilikensis:
- a CDS encoding c-type cytochrome, producing the protein MQRRWLTLPVTGLALLIVLTTLSAQEASEQPQKSLIPEAYPPGELGAIVKLGEEIVARTHEHPLSKQYIGNKLNCTSCHLENGTNPQAATFLGVASAYPAWSPREKRVITLEDRVLNCFMRSQNGIRPPLGSKVSVAITAYITWLSSGSEIKMNHQKPLGPRHVQPLSLQAELAEERRGAKLYAARCADCHDASGAGTSEGPPVWGKDSYNDGAGLSRNDKLAAWLKVAMPPGETDLTEQEALDIAAYVNSHSRPHFILEEHLPPVEQRGVYDWQPAASPAK; encoded by the coding sequence ATGCAACGACGCTGGCTGACGCTACCGGTTACTGGACTGGCCCTGTTAATTGTGTTGACGACACTGTCTGCACAGGAAGCTTCTGAGCAACCACAGAAATCGCTCATCCCGGAGGCATACCCTCCCGGCGAACTGGGAGCCATTGTCAAGCTGGGGGAAGAGATCGTCGCACGCACACACGAGCATCCACTGTCTAAACAGTATATCGGGAATAAACTCAACTGCACTTCCTGTCATCTGGAGAATGGCACCAATCCGCAGGCCGCCACTTTCCTGGGAGTGGCTTCGGCTTATCCAGCCTGGTCTCCCCGCGAAAAACGGGTGATCACACTCGAAGATCGTGTGCTGAACTGTTTCATGCGCAGCCAGAACGGGATTCGTCCTCCCCTCGGCAGCAAAGTATCAGTGGCGATTACCGCGTATATCACCTGGCTCTCCTCAGGCTCTGAGATCAAAATGAATCACCAGAAACCACTTGGCCCCCGTCATGTGCAGCCTCTCAGTCTGCAGGCGGAACTGGCTGAAGAACGGCGGGGCGCGAAACTCTATGCAGCACGCTGTGCCGACTGTCACGACGCATCAGGCGCGGGAACATCCGAAGGACCACCAGTGTGGGGCAAAGATTCTTATAACGACGGCGCGGGACTGAGCAGAAACGATAAGCTGGCAGCCTGGCTCAAAGTGGCCATGCCGCCGGGGGAAACCGATCTGACCGAACAGGAAGCCCTGGATATCGCCGCCTATGTGAATTCGCATTCGCGTCCGCATTTCATCCTGGAAGAGCATCTGCCCCCGGTCGAACAGCGCGGCGTTTACGATTGGCAGCCCGCTGCATCCCCGGCGAAGTAG
- a CDS encoding antibiotic biosynthesis monooxygenase, whose amino-acid sequence MHSTDSDPVTMVVTAHPAPGNQKEWEQTLTNTIQASLKFPGHLGTTVLKQESRSRPTYQIVLRFDRLENLERWKNSPEREHWISRLHALEHRPPVITHNTGLETWFEFSHQDEHRPHPPKYKMAIIIWIAVYVSIIPIINLIRPFTSELHFLIGSAITTSITVPLMTWVMIPLLSWLLQKWLYPEPNHS is encoded by the coding sequence ATGCATTCAACCGATTCTGATCCCGTCACCATGGTTGTGACGGCCCACCCTGCCCCCGGAAATCAAAAGGAATGGGAGCAGACGCTGACGAACACCATCCAGGCTTCGCTGAAATTCCCCGGTCACCTGGGAACGACGGTCCTCAAACAGGAATCCCGCTCCCGGCCCACCTACCAGATCGTGCTGAGGTTCGATCGGTTGGAGAATCTGGAACGCTGGAAGAATTCTCCCGAACGGGAGCACTGGATCTCCCGCCTGCATGCGCTGGAACATCGTCCCCCAGTGATCACTCACAACACGGGGCTGGAAACCTGGTTTGAATTTTCACACCAGGATGAGCACCGCCCGCATCCCCCCAAATACAAGATGGCCATTATCATCTGGATCGCCGTCTATGTGAGTATCATACCGATCATCAACCTGATTCGACCTTTTACCAGCGAACTGCATTTCCTGATCGGAAGCGCGATCACCACCTCGATTACAGTTCCGTTGATGACCTGGGTGATGATTCCCCTGTTAAGCTGGCTGCTCCAGAAATGGCTCTATCCGGAACCCAACCATTCCTGA
- a CDS encoding protein kinase domain-containing protein, with protein sequence MNEFPDKEEQNEASADDDQSLRNDQTLPDSISDSDEAGSDIDQTIISDQWDSEALADEARDTSDATMSDDQFQTMEESDSENDTYEDLAGNDQTMVDTGVSDEINATIVDPDLNDLDRTITEEEHESWAGMQTVSENPNDQPEHGNDQTLIIDEPLDQSDIGATLVEDGSSPADIDATIVSDDVPPELVATMNDAWGPGMATIPEGPEMTIKAREVPLEELTNQTSLVIKKRDFSDKIKSEYLENAEYELLEVLGQGGMGVVYTARQTSIDRQVAVKMLKGKTAKNKDQRHKFLAEAVVTGELDHPNIVPIYDVGSNNSGALFYSMKKVEGRPWLKTIRKNSLGENLNILMKVADAVAFAHSRSVVHRDLKPENVMLGEFGEVLVMDWGLAQSTSGFRKSESIITTSSMGGTPAYMAPEMATGPVDKISPLSDIYLLGAILYEILTGRPPHTGKTAMKCLMAAAKNEIVPTEKTGELVDIAMKAMALRQEDRYQSVQELQQAILQYQSHSESISLATRAEEDLKQAIDTENYEMFSRALFGFQEAVSLWPENKTAREGVEKTTLCYANTAYAKGDYDLALSLLKEEESGHADLIDSIREAQTERDARQQRLKTAKRVFVGMLATVLVIVTGAFFWIRAEAENARKAEKVAAEERDNAVKAKEKETIALTQAIESEKVAIAQKVEADKAREKEEIAREQAVKNREVAIKERDRANVERIKAEQAKEKEEYEAYIARIGLAAAKIDENAFESATELLKGCPERLRNWEWGRLMHLCSQSSRTYDAKAPVDSLALSQDNTQYVTGSRDGFARLWDRATGQILATFDHKNHPVLAAAISPDGKILATGSEDPNGYIKLWDLETHLPIARKFEDPSQSAPFDRGHTEGILSISFSKDGERLLTSSYDKTARLWDVDSGQQIRRFWGHNWWVWDANFSTDERRIVTASQDGTAVIWSVETGEKGAPFTGHQGPIYSAHFSPDPQSTHVVTSGYDRRVLLWKPEEIVPFDFSKIVSGQKVNTPPYLAFEGHQDSVQSAEFSQDGSMIISASHDNTVKLWDVETVKAIKTFRGHDSWVQVATLLNDGKWILSASHDAHTKLWNIAGYAEIRTLKGRVLEKHVDAVLDVSFSKDGKHLVTASRDKTAISWDVATGTPEKEFTEGHAFLASSAVFLPDRKRLATAAVDNSVRIWDIQTGTEHKRFEHTGRSAAIDVSADSRLLLTGSDTKTVRIWNIETGKLIRELRGHKSEVSAVAFSDDMRYCASGDARGRCMLWEVASGKLLHRLEAHTRRINGLAFLPDGKTLLSASGDNTVGNWDITTGEENQQKILKHPDAIMSMDVFDNGTKAVTSCADGLVRIWNLSTPEVAQTIHPANGLINSVSVSHDNKRLLTANVQQRVIQVWALDTGKELQIPGNNGHLQPFLDFKSRGGMLWTAVFSPYHDSILTVGGRDARLWNGVTAQQLMAFHPHGVVASASFSPDGKWLVTGSWDNSAKIWSTETGQAEKKLEQKHTGYVNTVRYSPQGNRIVTASDDGTSKIWDAQSGEMLLSLDQPDTHVKSAVFSPDGKKVVTASDDKTLVMWDAQTGKKLSIFKGHDWPVLEVAFSHDGTRLISGSEDNTAIIWDIATKEKKVLAGHTASVESVVFSPDDTRAFTASDDGTAKLWDTKSGKEILTLSSHSQGVTSVDFSPDGRFVATGSQDGQAILWLTVDWKDKAVARVVSRDP encoded by the coding sequence ATGAATGAATTTCCGGACAAAGAAGAACAGAACGAAGCATCGGCTGACGACGATCAGAGCCTGCGCAATGATCAGACGCTGCCCGATTCGATCTCTGATTCCGATGAGGCTGGCAGTGATATCGACCAGACGATCATTTCGGATCAATGGGATTCCGAAGCGCTGGCTGATGAAGCGCGAGACACGTCGGATGCCACAATGTCTGATGATCAGTTCCAGACAATGGAAGAGTCTGATTCGGAAAATGATACCTATGAAGATTTGGCTGGCAACGATCAGACCATGGTCGACACCGGCGTGTCTGATGAAATCAATGCCACCATCGTTGATCCGGACCTGAATGATCTGGACCGGACGATTACCGAGGAAGAACATGAAAGCTGGGCCGGCATGCAGACGGTCAGCGAAAATCCCAACGATCAGCCCGAACATGGTAATGACCAGACCCTGATCATCGATGAGCCGCTGGATCAATCCGATATTGGCGCAACTCTGGTTGAGGATGGCAGCTCGCCTGCCGACATTGACGCCACCATTGTCTCTGACGACGTGCCCCCGGAACTGGTAGCAACGATGAACGATGCCTGGGGACCGGGGATGGCTACGATCCCGGAAGGTCCGGAAATGACCATCAAGGCCCGGGAAGTTCCCCTGGAGGAACTGACGAACCAGACTTCGCTGGTGATTAAAAAGCGTGACTTCAGCGACAAGATCAAATCAGAATACCTGGAGAATGCGGAATACGAACTGCTGGAAGTCCTTGGGCAGGGCGGTATGGGGGTAGTCTATACTGCGCGCCAGACTTCGATTGACCGCCAGGTTGCGGTCAAGATGCTCAAGGGCAAAACCGCCAAGAACAAAGACCAGCGGCATAAGTTCCTGGCCGAAGCGGTCGTCACCGGGGAACTGGATCACCCGAACATCGTTCCTATTTATGATGTGGGTAGTAACAACAGCGGCGCGCTCTTCTACTCAATGAAAAAAGTCGAAGGACGTCCCTGGCTGAAAACAATCCGCAAAAATTCGCTGGGCGAAAATCTGAATATTCTGATGAAGGTGGCCGATGCCGTCGCGTTCGCCCATTCACGGAGCGTGGTTCACCGCGATCTGAAGCCTGAAAACGTGATGCTGGGTGAGTTCGGCGAAGTGCTCGTGATGGACTGGGGGCTTGCCCAGTCGACGTCTGGCTTCCGGAAATCAGAAAGCATTATCACGACTTCAAGCATGGGGGGAACTCCCGCCTACATGGCACCGGAAATGGCAACCGGGCCCGTCGATAAGATCTCACCGCTGTCGGATATTTATCTGCTGGGGGCGATTTTGTATGAAATTCTGACAGGACGTCCGCCACATACCGGTAAAACCGCCATGAAGTGTCTGATGGCGGCCGCCAAAAACGAAATCGTGCCGACTGAGAAAACCGGTGAGCTGGTTGACATCGCGATGAAGGCGATGGCACTGAGACAGGAAGACCGCTACCAGAGCGTGCAGGAACTTCAGCAGGCCATTCTGCAGTATCAGTCGCACTCAGAGAGTATCTCACTGGCAACCCGGGCCGAAGAAGATTTGAAACAGGCCATCGATACCGAGAATTACGAAATGTTCTCGCGTGCCCTGTTTGGATTCCAGGAAGCCGTTTCCCTCTGGCCGGAAAACAAGACCGCCCGGGAAGGCGTCGAAAAGACAACCCTGTGTTATGCGAATACCGCGTATGCCAAGGGGGACTACGACCTCGCGCTCTCCCTGTTGAAGGAGGAAGAATCCGGACACGCCGACCTGATCGACTCGATCCGCGAAGCCCAGACGGAACGCGATGCACGTCAGCAGCGTCTGAAAACCGCCAAGCGGGTATTCGTAGGCATGCTGGCAACCGTGCTGGTCATTGTGACCGGAGCTTTCTTCTGGATTCGTGCTGAAGCGGAAAACGCACGAAAAGCTGAAAAAGTGGCCGCAGAAGAACGTGACAATGCCGTGAAAGCAAAAGAGAAAGAAACGATCGCTTTGACACAGGCGATTGAGTCGGAAAAAGTCGCCATTGCGCAAAAAGTAGAGGCGGATAAAGCACGAGAGAAAGAAGAAATTGCGCGTGAACAGGCGGTCAAGAACCGGGAAGTCGCTATCAAGGAACGCGACCGAGCGAATGTCGAGCGAATTAAAGCAGAACAGGCCAAAGAGAAGGAAGAGTACGAAGCCTATATTGCCCGTATCGGACTGGCGGCAGCCAAGATCGATGAGAATGCTTTCGAAAGTGCAACCGAACTGCTCAAGGGATGTCCCGAGCGGCTGCGGAACTGGGAGTGGGGGCGGTTGATGCATCTCTGTTCGCAGAGCAGTCGGACCTACGACGCCAAGGCGCCCGTAGACTCTCTGGCGTTGTCGCAGGACAATACACAATATGTTACGGGCAGCCGCGATGGTTTTGCCCGGCTCTGGGATCGTGCAACCGGGCAGATTCTGGCGACGTTCGATCATAAAAATCACCCGGTGCTGGCAGCTGCCATCAGCCCGGATGGGAAAATTCTGGCGACCGGTAGTGAAGACCCGAACGGCTACATCAAGCTCTGGGACCTGGAAACGCATCTGCCGATCGCTCGCAAGTTTGAAGATCCGAGCCAGAGTGCACCATTCGACCGGGGACATACCGAAGGCATTCTGAGCATCAGCTTCTCCAAAGACGGAGAGCGTCTGCTGACCAGTTCCTACGATAAGACGGCCCGCTTGTGGGACGTTGACTCCGGACAACAGATCCGACGCTTCTGGGGACACAACTGGTGGGTCTGGGATGCGAATTTCTCAACCGATGAACGGCGAATTGTCACTGCCAGCCAGGACGGAACCGCAGTGATCTGGTCGGTCGAGACGGGAGAAAAAGGCGCCCCGTTCACCGGACACCAGGGGCCGATCTATTCCGCTCATTTTTCACCTGATCCGCAAAGCACGCATGTTGTGACCAGTGGCTATGATCGCCGGGTGCTGCTCTGGAAACCGGAAGAGATTGTGCCTTTCGATTTCTCGAAAATCGTCTCTGGACAGAAAGTCAATACGCCTCCCTACCTCGCATTCGAAGGCCACCAGGACAGCGTGCAGTCAGCCGAATTCTCGCAGGATGGTTCGATGATCATCTCTGCCAGCCACGATAACACGGTCAAACTCTGGGACGTGGAAACGGTGAAAGCCATCAAGACCTTCCGCGGTCATGACAGCTGGGTCCAGGTGGCGACATTGCTGAACGATGGTAAGTGGATTCTTTCCGCGAGCCACGATGCACACACGAAACTGTGGAATATCGCCGGTTATGCCGAGATCCGCACGCTGAAAGGCCGGGTTCTGGAGAAGCATGTCGATGCGGTTCTGGATGTCTCCTTCTCGAAAGATGGCAAACATCTGGTGACCGCCAGCCGCGATAAAACCGCCATCTCCTGGGATGTCGCGACTGGCACACCGGAAAAAGAATTTACGGAAGGTCATGCCTTCCTGGCTTCCAGCGCCGTCTTTCTGCCGGACCGGAAACGCCTGGCAACGGCCGCCGTGGATAACTCGGTTCGGATCTGGGACATTCAGACAGGAACCGAACACAAACGCTTCGAACATACGGGACGGAGTGCCGCCATTGATGTTTCGGCCGATTCCCGACTGCTGCTGACCGGCAGTGATACTAAGACCGTGCGGATCTGGAACATTGAAACCGGCAAACTCATCCGGGAACTGCGGGGACATAAATCAGAGGTCAGTGCCGTCGCTTTTTCCGATGACATGCGCTACTGTGCCAGTGGAGACGCCCGTGGACGCTGCATGCTGTGGGAAGTCGCCAGCGGGAAACTGCTACATCGCCTGGAAGCACATACGCGAAGGATTAATGGGCTGGCCTTCCTGCCGGATGGTAAAACGCTGTTATCCGCCAGCGGTGATAATACCGTGGGTAACTGGGATATCACGACTGGGGAAGAGAACCAGCAAAAGATTCTGAAGCACCCCGATGCCATCATGTCGATGGACGTGTTTGATAACGGCACAAAGGCTGTCACCAGTTGTGCGGATGGACTGGTCCGGATCTGGAATTTATCAACGCCGGAAGTCGCACAGACGATTCATCCTGCCAACGGGTTGATCAACTCCGTCAGTGTTTCCCATGACAACAAGCGTCTGTTGACTGCCAATGTGCAGCAGCGGGTAATTCAAGTCTGGGCCCTGGATACCGGAAAAGAACTACAGATCCCCGGTAATAACGGGCACTTGCAACCATTCCTGGATTTCAAATCGCGGGGCGGCATGCTCTGGACGGCGGTCTTCTCTCCCTATCATGATTCCATTCTGACGGTCGGCGGTCGTGATGCCCGGCTCTGGAACGGTGTAACTGCCCAGCAGTTGATGGCCTTCCACCCTCACGGCGTGGTCGCCTCAGCTTCGTTTTCTCCGGACGGTAAATGGCTGGTGACCGGCAGCTGGGATAATTCCGCCAAGATCTGGAGTACCGAAACCGGACAGGCAGAAAAGAAGCTGGAACAGAAACATACGGGCTATGTAAATACGGTACGCTACTCACCCCAGGGGAATCGGATTGTGACCGCCAGCGATGACGGAACTTCAAAAATCTGGGATGCACAATCGGGCGAGATGCTGCTAAGCCTCGATCAACCCGACACGCACGTGAAGAGCGCCGTCTTCTCTCCCGACGGAAAGAAGGTTGTGACCGCCTCCGATGACAAAACCCTGGTGATGTGGGATGCTCAGACAGGTAAGAAACTGTCCATCTTCAAGGGACACGACTGGCCCGTACTGGAAGTCGCATTTTCACACGATGGTACACGGCTGATCTCCGGTTCCGAAGATAATACGGCGATTATCTGGGATATCGCGACTAAAGAGAAAAAGGTACTGGCCGGGCATACGGCGTCGGTGGAATCGGTTGTCTTTTCACCGGATGATACGCGAGCCTTCACAGCCAGCGACGATGGTACTGCCAAGCTGTGGGATACGAAATCGGGTAAGGAAATTCTGACGTTGAGCAGCCACTCACAGGGTGTGACCTCGGTCGATTTTTCTCCCGATGGACGTTTCGTCGCCACAGGCAGCCAGGATGGACAGGCCATCTTGTGGCTGACCGTCGACTGGAAAGACAAAGCGGTTGCCCGCGTTGTCAGCCGCGATCCTTAA
- a CDS encoding glycine zipper domain-containing protein, producing the protein MNALSCRAGITLIFAGLLVQTGCAARNHTEAGMASGAGIGALAGAIIGSNSGDAGAGALIGAATGGLAGGLIGNAEDAREERDVAIAQANHERMARGAISNSDVIQMAHSGVSDSVIMGAIRSRGGAFDLSPQTLIMLKQQGLSDQLIEYMQQHNYVSTTAEPVIVRERAVVTSPSVVYVRPRPRPRYVRPHYGMHGHFHF; encoded by the coding sequence ATGAACGCGTTATCGTGTCGGGCTGGTATCACTCTTATTTTCGCAGGCCTGTTAGTTCAGACAGGTTGTGCTGCCAGAAACCATACGGAAGCCGGCATGGCCAGTGGCGCGGGCATCGGTGCTCTGGCCGGTGCGATTATCGGCAGTAATTCCGGCGATGCCGGAGCAGGTGCCCTGATCGGAGCTGCCACCGGTGGACTCGCCGGCGGTTTGATCGGCAACGCTGAAGATGCCCGGGAAGAACGCGACGTTGCCATCGCCCAGGCGAATCACGAACGCATGGCACGCGGGGCGATCAGCAACAGCGACGTCATTCAGATGGCCCACAGCGGCGTCAGCGATTCCGTCATCATGGGCGCCATTCGCAGTCGCGGCGGTGCCTTTGACCTTAGTCCCCAGACGCTGATCATGCTCAAACAGCAGGGACTGAGTGACCAGCTGATCGAGTACATGCAGCAACACAACTACGTGAGTACCACTGCCGAGCCGGTCATCGTCCGGGAACGGGCGGTTGTGACATCACCCTCGGTGGTCTACGTTCGCCCCCGTCCGCGTCCACGCTACGTCCGCCCCCACTATGGTATGCACGGGCACTTCCACTTTTAA
- a CDS encoding DsrE family protein — MKKSNYLRNFVALLLVCAIAGTALAQRGPGRGKGPGRGQGHGRGHAGVGQGQGNGHSQAHDRDHADFRYLLTNHQKIRRDVQLLPNGVKTLTESDDPQVAAKIREHVYWMKERVEKQQPIRMRDPLFAELFKHARQIKMVTENTPKGVRVIETSENPYVVKLIQQHAKTVSEFVKRGFPEAMKNHPVSTSAKEPAPLEYHHPRIKEYGKVVQLPGAAQQPRDQSKICVDLTKGGPADKLNPSIEKVARFVNIYEGAGKDPAAAKIAVVLHGDATLCALNDDAYAERFDTKRNPNLDCLHELHEAGVEIYVCGQSLVGKGGQPDQVVVFTDVAVSALTSLVNLQADGYAYVPLK; from the coding sequence TGCTGGTCTGTGCCATCGCTGGAACCGCACTCGCACAGCGGGGACCGGGACGCGGCAAAGGTCCCGGGCGGGGGCAGGGACACGGACGAGGTCACGCGGGAGTCGGACAGGGTCAGGGAAATGGTCATTCGCAGGCACATGACCGGGATCATGCCGACTTCCGTTACCTCTTAACGAATCATCAGAAGATTCGTCGCGATGTGCAGCTGCTCCCCAATGGCGTCAAGACATTGACGGAATCCGATGATCCCCAGGTGGCCGCGAAAATCCGCGAACATGTCTACTGGATGAAAGAGCGGGTTGAAAAACAGCAACCCATTCGGATGCGGGATCCTCTGTTCGCCGAACTCTTCAAGCATGCCAGGCAGATCAAAATGGTTACCGAAAACACACCCAAAGGTGTGCGGGTGATTGAGACTTCAGAGAACCCCTACGTTGTAAAGCTCATTCAACAACATGCGAAGACCGTTTCGGAATTCGTCAAACGGGGATTCCCTGAGGCGATGAAGAACCACCCGGTCTCTACGTCAGCCAAAGAGCCTGCACCGCTGGAATACCATCATCCCCGCATCAAGGAATATGGCAAGGTCGTGCAGTTGCCAGGCGCAGCTCAGCAGCCACGGGATCAGAGTAAAATCTGTGTCGACCTGACCAAGGGAGGCCCTGCTGACAAGCTGAACCCCTCCATCGAAAAAGTGGCCCGCTTTGTTAATATTTACGAGGGGGCCGGGAAGGATCCTGCGGCAGCAAAAATCGCGGTCGTCCTGCATGGCGACGCCACGCTCTGTGCCTTAAATGATGATGCCTATGCAGAACGCTTCGATACGAAACGTAATCCGAACCTGGATTGTCTGCACGAACTGCATGAAGCCGGTGTCGAGATCTACGTCTGTGGTCAGTCACTCGTCGGTAAAGGGGGGCAGCCGGACCAGGTGGTTGTGTTCACGGATGTCGCGGTCTCCGCACTCACGTCTCTGGTGAATCTGCAGGCAGACGGCTATGCCTATGTCCCTCTGAAATAA